The following proteins come from a genomic window of Paenibacillus spongiae:
- a CDS encoding deaminase, with amino-acid sequence MNLEGSTVYTTCEPCPMCVSVMIWAGIKDVYYCNTAEDADKYGFSDMHLRSYLKGEDKSVINMVKVPHRAECDHLFEHFHQLQEQK; translated from the coding sequence ATGAATCTGGAGGGCAGCACCGTGTACACCACCTGCGAACCTTGTCCGATGTGCGTTTCCGTCATGATCTGGGCGGGAATCAAGGACGTTTACTACTGCAATACGGCCGAGGATGCGGATAAGTACGGATTCAGCGATATGCACCTGCGCAGCTATTTGAAGGGCGAAGACAAGAGCGTGATTAACATGGTTAAGGTTCCGCACCGGGCGGAGTGCGACCATCTGTTTGAACATTTTCATCAGCTTCAGGAGCAGAAATAG
- a CDS encoding GntR family transcriptional regulator, giving the protein MKIVSVLKPDSKLPLYAQLKEILLGQIKEGVWQPGDVIPPETVLMQQYSVSRATIRQAINELVQEGYFTRHRGRGTFVNKQKLDVKLQSLYSFTEDMMEKGLKPESQVLELAVVVADSKVKEALDLHEHDLAVKLVRLRLANEEIMMLETTYLPYHLFKDLTIVDVTNSPLYTVLEQKYNLTIDRAIEYFEPILVEKRESKLLQVKAGSPALYLERIGSLADGTPVELSQSIVRGDRSRYFVELWRK; this is encoded by the coding sequence ATGAAGATCGTGAGCGTATTAAAGCCGGACAGTAAACTTCCTTTATATGCACAATTGAAAGAGATTTTGCTGGGTCAAATCAAAGAAGGCGTATGGCAGCCTGGGGATGTCATTCCGCCCGAAACTGTACTCATGCAGCAATATTCCGTCAGCCGCGCAACCATACGTCAAGCGATTAACGAGCTTGTGCAAGAAGGGTACTTTACACGGCACCGAGGGCGCGGAACCTTCGTCAATAAGCAGAAGTTAGATGTGAAGCTGCAATCCCTTTATAGTTTTACCGAAGATATGATGGAGAAAGGACTTAAACCCGAATCTCAGGTCCTTGAGCTTGCTGTCGTCGTTGCCGACAGCAAAGTTAAAGAAGCATTAGATTTACACGAGCATGACCTTGCAGTCAAACTCGTAAGACTCCGTTTGGCAAATGAGGAAATCATGATGTTGGAAACGACCTATTTGCCTTATCATCTTTTTAAAGATCTAACGATTGTAGACGTTACAAATTCACCTTTATACACGGTGCTCGAACAAAAATATAACCTGACGATCGATCGTGCCATCGAATATTTCGAACCCATTCTTGTTGAAAAAAGAGAATCGAAGCTGCTTCAAGTTAAAGCCGGTTCCCCGGCTTTATATTTAGAGCGAATCGGCTCATTGGCAGACGGGACACCTGTAGAACTCTCCCAATCCATTGTAAGAGGCGATCGCAGCCGTTACTTTGTTGAGTTGTGGCGTAAATAA
- a CDS encoding sugar phosphate isomerase/epimerase family protein: MKLGVFTQWIKADSIEELAMKVRSYNLECVVLDSYPGLDINLDDPEPALGERIKQAFAKAGVEIAAIGGYSNLLHQDPEARENVHRRFVGLMKLCQQVGSPMLCSETGTFHPSSDWDWDPANSNEGALTALIETVRPLAETAKKYGVILGFEPYVMNVAYSAERAARFVKELGADNVQLVADPAGFLDKISLTKQEEEIPKAFEAMAPHLGLVHVEDCLPDPNGHFLFKGSGHGMLDYTIFMEQVARTGYKGPLILEHLNEDEVAGAREYVLKHWNEAKKKVESGLV, translated from the coding sequence ATGAAATTAGGCGTTTTTACACAGTGGATTAAGGCGGATTCAATCGAAGAATTGGCGATGAAAGTTCGGAGCTATAATTTAGAATGTGTTGTTCTCGACTCTTACCCTGGGCTTGATATAAACTTGGACGATCCGGAGCCAGCGCTTGGCGAAAGAATTAAACAAGCATTTGCAAAAGCGGGAGTTGAAATTGCCGCGATTGGCGGATACAGCAATTTACTTCATCAGGATCCGGAGGCTCGTGAGAACGTGCATCGGCGTTTCGTGGGCCTGATGAAGCTGTGCCAACAAGTTGGCTCACCTATGCTTTGTTCGGAAACCGGCACGTTCCATCCGAGCAGCGATTGGGACTGGGATCCTGCGAATTCAAATGAAGGAGCTTTAACGGCGTTAATTGAAACGGTTCGCCCTTTAGCCGAGACGGCCAAGAAGTACGGCGTTATCCTGGGATTTGAGCCTTATGTCATGAACGTTGCCTATAGCGCGGAAAGAGCCGCCCGTTTTGTTAAAGAGCTGGGAGCGGACAATGTACAGCTTGTAGCCGATCCTGCAGGATTTTTGGACAAAATCTCTTTGACGAAGCAAGAAGAAGAAATCCCTAAAGCTTTTGAAGCCATGGCTCCTCATCTTGGCCTGGTGCACGTTGAAGACTGCCTGCCAGATCCAAATGGACATTTCCTGTTCAAAGGGTCAGGTCATGGTATGCTTGATTACACCATCTTTATGGAGCAAGTCGCACGGACGGGATATAAAGGTCCGCTTATTCTGGAACATTTGAATGAAGATGAAGTTGCCGGCGCAAGAGAATACGTCTTGAAGCATTGGAACGAGGCGAAGAAAAAAGTAGAAAGTGGTTTGGTATAA
- a CDS encoding Dabb family protein — MIKHLIVFNPHDQATHEDCLAMLAKGKKELSQIPGVVKVSYGVAVAANAKYKYTFEALFENESVIETYKHHPIHVKFADEDFRPMAVDRITTDYEIL, encoded by the coding sequence ATGATTAAACATTTAATTGTATTTAACCCCCATGATCAAGCAACGCATGAAGATTGCCTGGCCATGTTGGCCAAAGGCAAGAAGGAACTGTCGCAAATCCCGGGTGTTGTTAAGGTTTCTTACGGGGTCGCGGTTGCCGCTAATGCGAAGTATAAGTATACATTTGAAGCTTTGTTTGAAAATGAAAGTGTCATTGAAACCTACAAGCACCATCCGATTCATGTCAAATTTGCAGATGAAGATTTCCGGCCGATGGCTGTCGATCGCATCACAACAGACTACGAAATTCTATAA
- a CDS encoding 6-phosphogluconolactonase has translation MNVIITENYEEMSTRAAEIVCGFLKDNPSSNLGLTTGNTPQGLYERMVRSHWSREINLSKATIFSPEEYLGVGPEDYRSLYKWLDRSILSHCDVKMEQVVRLRGEDPEPQLACERFDQEIAAMGGIDLIVEGLGENGHIGFNEPGSSKESQTRIVALSEETIDYNYKYWNDNVPSYGLTIGMGNILSAKQILLLVSGKHKAKALSQTLQGEITAEVPASFLRLAKQLTVIADREAAELLED, from the coding sequence ATGAACGTAATTATTACGGAGAATTATGAGGAGATGAGTACGAGAGCTGCAGAAATCGTATGCGGCTTTTTGAAAGACAATCCCTCATCTAATTTAGGTTTAACGACGGGGAATACGCCACAAGGTTTGTATGAGAGAATGGTCCGTTCCCATTGGTCACGGGAAATTAACTTAAGCAAGGCTACCATTTTTTCCCCGGAAGAATATTTGGGAGTCGGACCGGAAGATTACCGCAGTTTATATAAGTGGCTTGATCGTAGTATCCTTTCTCACTGTGACGTCAAGATGGAGCAAGTGGTTCGATTACGAGGGGAAGACCCGGAACCCCAGTTGGCGTGTGAACGTTTCGATCAGGAAATTGCGGCAATGGGCGGGATCGATTTAATCGTTGAAGGATTAGGCGAGAATGGTCATATTGGTTTCAACGAGCCTGGTTCAAGTAAAGAAAGTCAGACGAGAATCGTAGCCCTTTCCGAAGAAACCATTGATTATAACTATAAGTATTGGAACGATAATGTCCCAAGCTATGGATTGACCATCGGAATGGGAAATATTCTATCCGCTAAGCAAATCTTGCTGCTGGTTTCCGGAAAGCACAAGGCTAAAGCATTATCACAGACTTTGCAAGGTGAAATAACCGCTGAGGTTCCAGCATCCTTCTTGCGATTAGCCAAACAGCTTACTGTCATTGCTGACCGAGAGGCCGCTGAATTACTAGAGGATTGA
- a CDS encoding xylulokinase produces the protein MSIVIGLDIGTSGVRAVAFSMQGQLLAEGRARIEVISSVQDGFEQNPNDWWEASVVSLQQVAHQLGSKVHKVTGIGITGQCPTFTLLYEDGTTLDQAILYQDNRAVKEAETLISIFGREAIHRRTGQDASSFYILPKLLWLKEHHPEHVVPGAAVVQPSDFVGWRLTGKIATDQTHAACTLAFDLNMGNWTEDWLEELELHHLHWPEVLTPGSKVGELLDDIANVIGFPPGIPIVAGGADSICAVYGSNATDYGILCDVSGSSTCLHLSVPQPVHHLSVNTYPHIENGRWCAEAGINTTGIAFSWLTTMLNASYESLIEAAGQVNPGCDGLLFLPHLSGGERDLPERPGAFIGLRLDHSAGHLARAVLEGISYALLQRIELLQRSGHHAIRSVVACGGGTKNTLLNQIKADIFGLPLEAVTLHDTTALGAAMTAAKANGTKLNIDETVNYNRYLPNPDVKDMYQTQYRRFCAMEELFVKREDIYGTR, from the coding sequence ATGTCCATCGTAATCGGATTGGATATCGGTACTTCGGGTGTTAGAGCCGTTGCCTTCTCCATGCAGGGCCAATTGTTAGCGGAAGGAAGGGCGAGAATTGAAGTCATTTCTTCTGTGCAAGACGGATTTGAACAGAATCCGAATGATTGGTGGGAAGCATCCGTCGTATCCTTGCAGCAAGTAGCTCATCAACTAGGTTCCAAGGTCCACAAGGTGACGGGGATCGGTATAACTGGACAGTGTCCAACGTTTACACTGCTGTATGAGGATGGAACGACGTTAGATCAAGCGATTCTTTACCAGGATAACCGGGCCGTGAAAGAAGCAGAGACCTTGATAAGCATCTTTGGGAGAGAGGCCATTCATCGTCGAACGGGTCAGGACGCAAGCTCTTTCTACATTTTGCCCAAGCTTCTATGGTTGAAGGAACACCATCCTGAACATGTAGTGCCAGGAGCAGCCGTTGTTCAGCCAAGCGATTTCGTAGGTTGGCGCTTAACGGGCAAGATCGCGACTGATCAGACTCATGCTGCATGTACGTTAGCGTTCGATTTGAATATGGGAAATTGGACGGAAGACTGGCTGGAAGAGCTGGAACTTCATCACCTGCATTGGCCAGAAGTTTTAACGCCTGGCAGCAAAGTCGGAGAGTTACTGGATGACATCGCTAACGTGATTGGTTTCCCGCCAGGTATACCAATCGTAGCTGGCGGTGCGGACAGCATATGCGCGGTGTATGGCTCTAATGCAACGGATTACGGAATATTATGCGATGTTTCAGGCAGTTCGACCTGCCTTCATCTCTCCGTTCCACAGCCTGTCCATCATCTATCCGTCAATACGTATCCTCACATCGAGAATGGTCGATGGTGTGCGGAAGCGGGTATCAACACAACCGGCATTGCGTTCTCTTGGTTGACAACCATGCTGAATGCATCCTACGAATCACTCATTGAAGCTGCCGGGCAGGTAAATCCAGGCTGTGACGGTTTGTTGTTCTTGCCTCACTTGTCAGGAGGGGAACGAGATCTGCCGGAGAGGCCGGGCGCTTTCATCGGACTTCGACTGGACCATTCAGCCGGACACTTGGCCAGAGCTGTCCTAGAAGGAATTTCATACGCGCTGTTGCAAAGAATAGAGCTGCTGCAGCGTTCTGGACATCATGCGATTCGCAGCGTTGTTGCTTGTGGCGGAGGAACGAAAAATACATTATTAAACCAAATCAAGGCGGATATTTTCGGCCTTCCGCTAGAGGCTGTCACGCTGCATGACACCACAGCTCTCGGTGCTGCGATGACGGCTGCCAAGGCGAATGGGACAAAGCTGAACATTGATGAAACGGTAAACTACAATCGTTATCTTCCCAACCCGGATGTGAAAGACATGTATCAAACCCAATATCGTCGTTTTTGTGCGATGGAGGAACTATTTGTTAAGAGGGAGGATATCTATGGCACTCGTTAA
- a CDS encoding class II fructose-bisphosphate aldolase yields the protein MALVNMDEMLIRAKEEKYAVGAFDLINMEFAEAILAGAAKLNAPVILSTAAVHFDYVNMESLAPSLVKLAQDAPIPVALHLDHGSSLEMAVQAIRLGYTSVQVDTAHLPFEENVKVTKEIVKIAHSVNVSVEGELGYVSGHEGDHGESRFDQDEPIYTDPADALRFVEETGIDCLAVSIGTVHGLFKGEPRIDLDRMQTINNKVSVPLVIHGGSGLSEETYKKLIECGMAKINFYAELSKAAVQSIQNNLNRNPETTNITQVLAGIRPSVQERVESRIKVWGSDNKYSFI from the coding sequence ATGGCACTCGTTAATATGGACGAAATGCTAATCCGCGCTAAGGAAGAGAAGTATGCGGTAGGAGCATTCGATTTAATTAATATGGAGTTTGCCGAAGCGATCCTTGCAGGAGCGGCAAAACTGAACGCGCCAGTCATATTAAGCACAGCGGCCGTTCATTTCGATTACGTCAATATGGAGTCGCTGGCCCCAAGTCTTGTGAAGCTTGCCCAAGATGCGCCCATACCGGTAGCGCTTCACCTGGATCATGGATCTAGTCTGGAAATGGCGGTTCAAGCGATTCGCTTAGGATATACAAGTGTCCAAGTGGACACGGCGCATCTGCCTTTTGAGGAAAATGTAAAAGTCACGAAGGAAATCGTGAAAATCGCCCATTCCGTCAATGTCTCCGTTGAAGGAGAACTTGGCTATGTTTCAGGACACGAAGGGGATCATGGCGAATCCAGATTTGACCAAGACGAGCCTATTTATACAGACCCGGCGGATGCCCTTCGATTCGTTGAAGAAACCGGTATTGATTGCTTAGCCGTTTCGATCGGGACCGTTCATGGATTGTTTAAAGGGGAGCCTCGCATTGATCTTGATCGGATGCAGACCATCAATAACAAGGTATCTGTTCCGCTCGTCATTCACGGGGGCTCAGGTTTATCCGAGGAAACGTATAAGAAATTAATCGAATGCGGAATGGCAAAAATTAATTTTTATGCCGAGCTTTCAAAAGCGGCGGTCCAGTCCATTCAGAATAACCTGAATCGCAATCCGGAAACGACCAATATTACGCAAGTTTTAGCGGGAATAAGACCCTCCGTACAAGAGAGAGTTGAATCCAGAATTAAAGTATGGGGAAGCGACAATAAGTATTCATTCATCTAA
- a CDS encoding Gfo/Idh/MocA family protein encodes MSKVRVAVVGCGSVSHSYLPQLKKSASVDVVAVCDNQIERAKKHADEFGVNAYFDDIDKMLGEVKIDLMVNLTSMNMHAPFNKKALEKGINVWCEKPIATNLSDAYELLDIAKQKGVGMWGAPCTLLSPQYKQMSKIISSGQIGKACTAHGLYGWEGPSWGQWFYKKGGGALFDLGIYNITTLTGLLGPVQSVVAMAEAAIPERIVDGELTKVEADDNTAIIMDHGNGVMSVVQTGFVYKHQMDDWTIQVIGTEGTLAMEGYDWDPKGVRVFTSESGKWDTIAQDQGDYHWAGGATYVAECMAAGKQPIFYGEHALHALEIMVATLKAAETGRRVKIESTFPWAEHVAGITK; translated from the coding sequence ATGAGTAAAGTACGTGTTGCTGTTGTAGGTTGTGGCAGTGTTTCGCATTCCTATCTTCCACAGTTAAAGAAGAGCGCCTCTGTTGACGTAGTTGCGGTTTGTGATAACCAGATCGAGAGAGCGAAGAAGCATGCTGACGAATTTGGCGTAAATGCTTATTTTGACGATATTGACAAGATGTTGGGAGAAGTAAAGATCGACCTCATGGTCAATTTAACTTCGATGAATATGCACGCTCCTTTCAATAAGAAAGCATTGGAAAAAGGAATTAATGTATGGTGCGAGAAGCCGATCGCTACCAATTTGAGTGATGCTTATGAATTGCTCGACATCGCCAAACAAAAAGGCGTTGGCATGTGGGGAGCGCCATGCACACTGTTATCCCCTCAATACAAGCAAATGTCTAAAATAATCTCGTCCGGCCAGATCGGAAAAGCTTGTACGGCCCATGGACTCTATGGCTGGGAAGGACCGAGCTGGGGCCAGTGGTTTTATAAAAAAGGCGGGGGCGCCCTGTTCGATTTAGGTATCTATAATATTACGACACTAACAGGACTTCTCGGCCCGGTTCAAAGCGTAGTGGCCATGGCGGAAGCGGCGATTCCTGAACGAATTGTCGATGGAGAATTAACGAAGGTAGAGGCGGACGACAATACCGCGATCATTATGGATCACGGCAATGGGGTAATGTCGGTTGTTCAAACCGGTTTCGTGTACAAGCATCAAATGGACGACTGGACGATTCAAGTGATCGGAACGGAAGGAACGCTCGCCATGGAAGGCTATGACTGGGATCCTAAAGGCGTTCGGGTATTTACTTCGGAATCCGGAAAGTGGGATACCATCGCTCAAGATCAAGGCGATTATCACTGGGCAGGAGGAGCAACCTATGTAGCCGAATGTATGGCTGCGGGCAAACAACCTATTTTCTATGGCGAACATGCGCTGCATGCGCTTGAAATTATGGTTGCGACTCTGAAAGCTGCTGAAACGGGACGGCGCGTCAAAATTGAATCCACGTTCCCTTGGGCAGAACATGTTGCAGGAATCACGAAGTGA
- a CDS encoding alpha/beta hydrolase, which translates to MIPIRFQVEDETVRGTLHLPEPIEQPVPAVMIIPGFADTAVGPHNLHVQMAQAIVKQGFAVLRFDYRGQGESDGDFSRFTIKSGLEDAREGLAYLRRQQQVDANRLGIVGFSLGAMLAVQLASERNEVKALSLLGPVAYPEKVFTAFFEPHHFKEARDRGWIDWLGWPVGKGFLDSLRDLDPLQAMDTVDAKIIVFHGSKDTEVPTENGAAFANKGADMNWMEGADHPFSSVLQKKAIISRSCEWFLAYL; encoded by the coding sequence GTGATTCCAATCCGTTTTCAGGTTGAAGATGAAACGGTTCGTGGAACGCTGCACTTGCCTGAGCCTATCGAACAACCCGTACCTGCTGTTATGATTATTCCCGGCTTTGCAGATACGGCCGTCGGACCTCATAATTTGCACGTACAAATGGCGCAAGCGATCGTAAAGCAAGGATTTGCCGTGCTTCGCTTCGATTACCGCGGCCAAGGAGAAAGCGATGGAGATTTTAGCAGGTTTACGATAAAGAGCGGTCTTGAAGACGCTCGAGAAGGTCTAGCGTATCTTCGGAGACAACAACAGGTTGATGCAAATCGGCTTGGTATTGTCGGCTTCAGTCTGGGAGCCATGCTGGCCGTACAGCTAGCTTCTGAAAGGAATGAAGTCAAAGCATTATCCCTGCTCGGACCCGTCGCCTATCCGGAAAAAGTTTTCACTGCTTTTTTTGAACCTCATCATTTCAAGGAAGCCCGTGATCGAGGTTGGATCGATTGGCTTGGATGGCCCGTAGGAAAAGGGTTTTTGGACAGTTTGCGTGATCTGGATCCGTTACAAGCCATGGATACGGTAGATGCAAAGATCATTGTTTTTCACGGGTCAAAGGATACGGAAGTCCCAACAGAGAACGGTGCTGCATTCGCCAACAAGGGTGCAGATATGAACTGGATGGAAGGAGCGGATCATCCATTCTCATCCGTGCTCCAAAAGAAAGCGATAATAAGCCGCAGCTGTGAGTGGTTCCTTGCGTATCTATGA
- a CDS encoding DHA2 family efflux MFS transporter permease subunit: protein MVNQALSQPDPRRWKALVLLCLANFMVIMDTSIIGVALPAIKEALGYSQANLQWVFNAYVIFFGGLLLLGGRLSDLFGQRRMFMWGFAILTLASLLAGVAWNEESLNMGRALQGFGSALIAPSALTIVMMLFGSNPKELGKALGFWGASAAAGGSAGVFLGGVITEWLSWEWTFLINIPVGILAMLVAPAVLSKGVREKGSIDVIGSIFVTAALVLVVYGIVTAEHNGWGAPTTLWTLISGAVLFILFLIIQAVKKEPLVPLGIFKARNLAAGNIALIMLSAGWIPLWFFLNLYMQQVLKFSALAGGFGLLPMTILTAICMMFISGKLIGKFGVKANLVVGLIALGGALLLFATNTPVNGNYATHVLPAALLGALGMSLAYIPATMAAMSGAKPEEAGLASGLANTSYQIGSAISLAIMAAIAAASTASQAGADPVTALNEGFQQAFLWSGIIAFAGAILAILFIRSPKPGETNGPVAM, encoded by the coding sequence ATGGTGAACCAAGCTCTTTCTCAACCGGATCCAAGGCGTTGGAAAGCACTGGTTTTGTTATGCCTTGCAAATTTTATGGTTATTATGGACACCTCGATTATTGGGGTTGCGCTGCCGGCAATAAAAGAAGCTCTAGGATATTCACAGGCTAATTTGCAATGGGTATTTAATGCCTATGTCATTTTCTTTGGCGGTTTGTTGTTACTCGGTGGTCGTTTGTCCGATCTGTTTGGGCAGCGGCGCATGTTCATGTGGGGATTTGCGATCCTAACGTTAGCCTCTTTGCTTGCGGGCGTGGCTTGGAACGAGGAGTCGCTTAACATGGGGCGTGCATTGCAAGGATTCGGTTCCGCATTAATTGCCCCCTCAGCATTAACCATAGTCATGATGTTGTTTGGTAGTAACCCCAAAGAGTTAGGTAAAGCACTAGGGTTTTGGGGCGCTTCGGCTGCTGCCGGCGGATCGGCTGGTGTATTTCTAGGAGGTGTCATAACCGAGTGGTTAAGCTGGGAATGGACATTTCTGATTAACATACCGGTCGGCATCCTCGCCATGCTTGTAGCCCCTGCAGTTTTATCGAAAGGGGTACGAGAAAAAGGAAGCATCGATGTTATCGGCTCTATCTTCGTAACAGCAGCATTGGTATTGGTGGTATACGGCATTGTTACTGCAGAACACAATGGATGGGGCGCACCGACCACCTTATGGACACTAATTTCGGGTGCCGTATTGTTTATCCTGTTCTTGATCATTCAGGCCGTAAAGAAAGAACCGCTTGTTCCACTCGGGATCTTTAAGGCGCGAAACTTGGCTGCAGGTAATATCGCACTCATTATGCTGTCCGCCGGATGGATTCCGTTATGGTTTTTCCTTAATCTCTATATGCAGCAAGTATTGAAGTTTTCTGCTTTAGCAGGTGGGTTCGGTCTGTTACCTATGACCATACTCACTGCCATCTGTATGATGTTCATTTCCGGCAAATTGATCGGAAAGTTTGGCGTGAAAGCCAATTTGGTCGTCGGATTGATAGCCCTTGGAGGAGCGTTATTACTTTTCGCAACCAACACGCCGGTTAATGGTAATTACGCAACACATGTACTTCCAGCCGCACTGCTAGGCGCGCTCGGTATGTCGCTTGCTTATATTCCGGCTACCATGGCTGCCATGTCGGGAGCCAAGCCGGAAGAGGCAGGGCTCGCATCCGGCCTTGCCAATACAAGCTATCAGATCGGCTCAGCGATAAGTCTGGCCATCATGGCTGCGATTGCTGCAGCAAGTACAGCTTCCCAAGCTGGCGCTGATCCGGTTACTGCATTGAACGAAGGATTCCAGCAAGCGTTCCTGTGGTCAGGGATTATCGCTTTCGCAGGTGCTATCCTGGCAATTCTGTTTATCCGCTCTCCTAAGCCGGGGGAAACAAACGGGCCTGTAGCGATGTAA
- a CDS encoding metal-sensitive transcriptional regulator codes for MSEETILLDQTTNQESDCCSQGECERKSHHSEKARNNLISRLNRIEGQIRGLKGLIEKDAYCDDVLNQIASVQSALNGVGRLLLENHMKSCVVERIQEGDMEVLTELMTTMNKLMK; via the coding sequence ATGAGCGAGGAAACTATACTTTTGGATCAAACTACAAATCAGGAGTCGGATTGCTGCTCTCAAGGAGAGTGTGAGCGCAAGAGCCATCATTCCGAAAAAGCACGAAACAATTTGATCAGCCGGTTAAATCGGATCGAAGGACAGATTCGTGGCCTTAAAGGACTGATTGAGAAGGACGCCTACTGTGACGATGTGCTGAATCAGATTGCTTCGGTTCAATCGGCTCTGAATGGCGTCGGAAGGCTCTTGCTTGAGAATCACATGAAAAGTTGCGTCGTCGAGCGGATTCAAGAAGGCGATATGGAAGTATTGACGGAACTTATGACCACGATGAATAAACTGATGAAATGA
- a CDS encoding PSP1 domain-containing protein, producing the protein MYNVVGVRFKKVGKMYYFDPADLRLTKDQYAIVETARGIEYGKVVVGQKQVDESDIVLPLKKVIRIANEADAKVVEENERLAKQAYTTCLKKIRNHQLKMKLVDVEYMFARNKIIFYFTAEGRVDFRELVKDLASVFRTRIELYQLGVRDEAKLLGGIGPCGRVLCCSSWLGDFEPVSIKMAKDQNLSLNPTKISGLCGRLMCCLKYEHDNYEKVRVELPTVGKIVITSLGEGKVTGINAGSKTVFVQLLDIGSKPNEFPMDDVIVK; encoded by the coding sequence TTGTATAATGTCGTCGGGGTCCGCTTTAAGAAAGTGGGCAAAATGTATTACTTTGATCCCGCCGATCTGCGCTTAACGAAGGATCAATATGCGATCGTCGAGACGGCACGCGGCATCGAGTATGGCAAAGTTGTAGTGGGACAAAAGCAAGTCGATGAATCGGATATTGTCCTTCCTCTTAAGAAAGTTATACGGATCGCAAACGAAGCCGATGCGAAGGTGGTAGAAGAGAACGAACGGTTGGCGAAGCAAGCATACACGACATGCTTAAAGAAGATCCGAAACCACCAGCTTAAGATGAAACTGGTTGATGTGGAATATATGTTTGCCCGCAACAAAATCATTTTCTATTTTACCGCTGAAGGTCGGGTTGACTTCCGTGAGCTGGTTAAGGACTTGGCCAGCGTGTTCCGTACGCGGATTGAGCTTTACCAGCTCGGCGTTCGTGACGAAGCGAAATTGCTGGGTGGGATCGGGCCTTGCGGAAGGGTGCTCTGCTGCTCGTCATGGCTGGGTGATTTTGAACCGGTATCGATCAAGATGGCGAAGGACCAGAATCTCTCGCTGAATCCGACGAAAATTTCGGGTCTTTGCGGACGATTAATGTGCTGCTTGAAATATGAGCATGACAACTATGAGAAAGTCCGAGTGGAACTTCCGACTGTCGGTAAAATTGTCATTACTTCGCTTGGCGAAGGCAAAGTAACAGGAATTAATGCGGGGAGCAAAACAGTGTTTGTACAGCTGCTCGACATCGGGAGTAAGCCTAATGAGTTCCCGATGGATGATGTCATCGTTAAATAG
- a CDS encoding YlbF family regulator: MSMTATQENDMANLLLHAYEVGEMINCSEEVADYTRWKNAVEQDSEIQKAVVAFAKAKQSFEECERFGHFHPDYHAALEVVNKEQQQLDAFDVVRRFKEAESRIDDLLYRVSMTIANAVSESIKVPSNNPLPAKKSCGSDTCTGSGTCSSCS, from the coding sequence ATGAGTATGACGGCGACACAAGAGAATGATATGGCGAATTTGCTGTTGCACGCGTACGAGGTTGGAGAAATGATCAACTGCTCCGAGGAAGTAGCGGACTATACACGATGGAAAAACGCCGTGGAACAAGATTCCGAAATCCAGAAAGCCGTCGTGGCTTTTGCCAAAGCGAAGCAGTCTTTCGAGGAATGTGAACGATTCGGACATTTTCATCCGGACTATCACGCCGCGTTGGAGGTTGTTAATAAAGAACAACAACAGTTGGATGCATTCGATGTCGTCCGGCGGTTTAAGGAAGCAGAGTCCCGTATTGATGATTTACTCTACAGAGTTTCGATGACGATTGCGAATGCCGTGTCGGAATCGATCAAGGTTCCAAGCAACAATCCGCTTCCGGCCAAAAAAAGTTGCGGAAGCGATACGTGCACCGGCAGCGGAACGTGCAGCAGTTGCAGTTGA
- a CDS encoding metal-sensitive transcriptional regulator → MLEHEDENDSSCCSIDGAGRKSHHSDKVKNSLISRLNRIEGQVRGIKGLIEKDTYCDDVLNQISSVQSALNGVGKLLLEHHLKSCVIERIQEGDSEVLTELMVTMNKLIK, encoded by the coding sequence ATGCTTGAACATGAAGACGAGAATGATTCGAGTTGCTGCTCGATTGATGGAGCAGGAAGAAAAAGTCATCATTCGGATAAAGTAAAGAATAGTTTGATAAGCCGATTGAATCGGATCGAGGGGCAAGTACGCGGCATTAAAGGACTAATTGAAAAGGATACGTATTGTGATGACGTACTGAACCAAATCTCCTCGGTGCAATCGGCGTTGAATGGGGTTGGAAAGCTATTACTCGAGCATCACCTCAAGAGCTGTGTCATCGAGCGGATCCAAGAAGGGGATTCCGAAGTATTAACAGAGCTTATGGTAACGATGAACAAGTTAATAAAATAA